CACTGAAATCGGATTTACAACTGTTAGAATCTGCCAAGAATTTAAGGACATTATTTTCACTGGTTCTCCTTCATATCACAAATTGCCTCAATCCACTGGGCTTACTATTTCTGTAGCAAATGGTGTCAACGTATCTTTTGTCCCAGTAGACGAAAAATAGGCATGATTGCTTTTATGTTTATAGtgatttatttgttttaatGATTTAAGCGGTGAAACTTATTTTATCTTTGTTGAAGTAAACAACCACTTGGGTGAGACAGCAAGTGGGGTTAGGAGTTCTCAACGAGTCATGCCGTGACTCGTTGACTCGGAGTCATCTGCTGATCAttagtttctttttatagCAAAATGCTGCAATAAAAAGAGACTGTGGCCAACTGTGACTATCTTTTTGCCTTCACCACAAACTACTTGATATATGACGCTCTTAGAACAACAATTCCAGCAGGCTTTGACAAAGCGACAACAGAAGTCGACTCTGCGGAAACTAACTGTGGCTAAGCCTAACCACGTTGACTTTTCAAGCAATGACTATCTCTCCTTGGTAGACTGTCCGTCGCTGCATGATATATTTCGACATGAGTTAACTCAATGTGGTGGGAAAAATTCCGGAATTAAACTcggaggtggtggttccCGCCTGCTGGATGGAAATTCCACCTATGCCGAGCAGCTTGAGCGTGAGATTGCCCACTTTCACAATGCTCCGACCTGCCTCTTATTTAATTCCGGCTTTGATGCTAATGTTGGCTTTTTCTCTTGTGTTGCCCAGCCCGGTGATATCATTGTTTATGATGAATATATTCATGCAAGTGTACATGATGGTATGAGACTCTCACGGGCATCTCAAAGGCTGTCTTTTGATCACAACAGTCTGCGATCCTTGTCAAAATTACTTTGCAGGTTAATCAAAGACAATCCGTCACTCAAATCTGGTCGTAGCAATGTGTTTATTGCTGTCGAAAGCGTTTATAGCATGGACGGTGATGTTGCACCTCTCGCATCACTAGTTGAGCTAATTGAAGACCTGTTTCCTTATTCTAACGCTCACTTAATAGTTGATGAAGCACATGCTACGGGCGTTTGTGGCTCTGAAGGAAAGGGTCTAGTCAACTCGCTGAAActtgaacagaaggtgttCGCTAGAATTCATACATTCGGAAAAGCCCTTGCCAGTGGAGGAGCCGCTATTCTCTGCTCAGAGCTTACCCGACTCTATTTGATAAACTATGCACGACCGCTGATATACTCCACAATGCTTGGGTTTTACTCATTAGCATCTATAAAGTCGTCATATCGGTTTTTGCAAGAATCACCTGAGGCAACAGGCCGGCGAAACAAGCTTTGGGACTTGGTCTTTCACTTCCATACACAGCTTCTTAACAGATTTGCTACCTCAAGTCTAATATCATACTCTATTGACCAACCAAGATCATGCATCTTCTCACTACAATGCTTAGAGCCCAGGAGCTTGGCCAAATTCTGTCAAGGTCATGGATTAATGATACGGCCGATAGTGTACCCCACTGTTCCCAAAGGAAAGGAGCGTGTTCGTGTATGCATTCACGCCGGAAacacagaagaagaagttaATAAGTTGGTATATATTTTAACAGAATGGGCTGCAAAGAAAGCACGTGTTAATGACCATTCCAAACTATAAACATTTTTACACCTTAATCGaaatattttataatttttgACTCCAGTAACTGAATTGTCTCGTTGGAGGAAGTTTGGCTGGCCATAATATATAGCACATTACCCAGTCCCCTTGTATGTACATTCCAACCATCATAAGATCCAGCAAGATATTTCTGAAACTCAGCAGTCACATTTGAAGCATATCCTTAGAAGTGTTAGTAATCTCGAGCTAAAAGCTAAAAGCTTTGGTTAATGCTTACCTGATACCGAATCCTTTAAAGTAATAGCAAGAACTGATCCAAGGCAGAATACTGAATCAACCTCAGATTTCTTTGAAACCTCATTGACAAATTTCTTAGACCACATGCTCCACAAACCCTGTCCAACATCTGCCTGCCAATCCTGCTTAAATGTGCCCCACGATTCATCGCGGTCAAGGGAGTACAATGCGTTTAGGGACTCATTGGCCACATTACAACCCACAGGGTGGGCTGTATAGCTGTGTCCATGGAGCAATGCATCTGTTTTCTCTGTACTTAAGAAAGTTTTAAAGATCGATTCACTTGCAAGGGTAACACTGAGAGGAACAAGTCCCCCTGTGAGAAGTTTGGCATGAATCGAGATATCTGGGTCAACCTTAATAAAATCACTAGCTTTCACTCTTCCAAGCCTATAAAGACCAGTGAATACCTCATCAAATATGATAGGCAGGCCAGACCAGTCGTTCTCATCTCCGCTACCTTTTCCTGAACCAAAGAGCTGTGGACTTTCCCTAACAACTTCAACCAGGGACTTTTGAAACAACGGGTCACTAAAAGGTTAATAAATGTTTAATATATCAGGTGGTTAAACTTACACTGCCAACATTCCACCTGCCCCTAGAAGAACGGGCTCAAATATTACAGCTCCAAATTTATGTCCCTGATTTATGAGATCTGTTATCTTTTCCTTAATGTACCTTTTGTAATGTGAGCCATCTCTATTCTCAATATCATATATCTCATCCAAAGAGCTGAAGGCCGCGCTGGCCCCTAGTTCATTCTGTAAAGACTCTGGAACAACCACCTTCCAGACTCCATTCTTCAAAACTACATTTGGATATTCGAACCAGTAGCCCCTGTCTTTGTACCACGTTATTTTCTTATTGTACACAGATGGTTCTGTGCAATCCATGGAGCCAATAGTGTCGCCGTGATAACTTCTCTTTAAACCGATTACTCCAATGTCTTTGTCAGAAACGTCCCATCCATAACGGTCACATGCGGATTTCAAAGCCATTTTAATAGCCACTTCAATTCCTGTGCTCCCGTTATCAGAATAGAAGACCCGATTGACCCGAGGATTTCCTAGTTTCGAGATAATGTTTTCGGCTAATGAAATAGCAGGTTGATGGATTGTGCTCGCTAGAATTACATGGCCATATCTACCCGCTGCGTAAGCGGCAGCAAGAGACAAAGTGGGATTTCCATGGCCCAACCCTTGAGTCCACCAGGATGCTGAGCCGTCAAACGAGGAGTTTAACAAGCTGCTGGACTTTCCAGCCTGTATAGAATTGAATGTTTGAAAAGAATCATTATAAGCAGAATcaatggtggtgatactCTTTTCAGGAATGTTTTTATGCTGTGAAAAAGGGAACCAAATCGTCTTATCTGCTCTTGAAGCCATATTAGATAAAGATTGGATCCTGTTTTGATGGGATTGTTCCAAGTCATCGAGTAAAAGCTTTACTGTCTTAGACTCAGCTTCTTGCTTATAGTAGGATTCCAGGTTTTTTCTGTCAATAGCATCGTCGGCATCAACTTCAGGTGGGGTGTTAATAGAAACAACTTGACCCACTTTCTTATGGAAAT
The Sugiyamaella lignohabitans strain CBS 10342 chromosome A, complete sequence genome window above contains:
- the BIO3 gene encoding adenosylmethionine-8-amino-7-oxononanoate transaminase (7,8-diamino-pelargonic acid aminotransferase (DAPA); catalyzes the second step in the biotin biosynthesis pathway; BIO3 is in a cluster of 3 genes (BIO3, BIO4, and BIO5) that mediate biotin synthesis; BIO3 and BIO4 were acquired by horizontal gene transfer (HGT) from bacteria; GO_component: GO:0005737 - cytoplasm [Evidence ISS] [PMID 10333520]; GO_function: GO:0004015 - adenosylmethionine-8-amino-7-oxononanoate transaminase activity [Evidence IEA,IEA]; GO_function: GO:0004015 - adenosylmethionine-8-amino-7-oxononanoate transaminase activity [Evidence IDA,ISS] [PMID 10333520]; GO_function: GO:0003824 - catalytic activity [Evidence IEA]; GO_function: GO:0030170 - pyridoxal phosphate binding [Evidence IEA]; GO_function: GO:0008483 - transaminase activity [Evidence IEA,IEA]; GO_function: GO:0016740 - transferase activity [Evidence IEA]; GO_process: GO:0009102 - biotin biosynthetic process [Evidence IEA,IEA,IEA]; GO_process: GO:0009102 - biotin biosynthetic process [Evidence IDA,IMP] [PMID 10333520]) is translated as MASRADKTIWFPFSQHKNIPEKSITTIDSAYNDSFQTFNSIQAGKSSSLLNSSFDGSASWWTQGLGHGNPTLSLAAAYAAGRYGHVILASTIHQPAISLAENIISKLGNPRVNRVFYSDNGSTGIEVAIKMALKSACDRYGWDVSDKDIGVIGLKRSYHGDTIGSMDCTEPSVYNKKITWYKDRGYWFEYPNVVLKNGVWKVVVPESLQNELGASAAFSSLDEIYDIENRDGSHYKRYIKEKITDLINQGHKFGAVIFEPVLLGAGGMLAV